The DNA sequence GGATGTCGTGGCGGTACGACCTGCACATCCCCGGCGAGCTCGTCCGCCTCGACCACTTCAACCAGGTCACGCCTGACGTGCCGCGCGCCGTGAAGTTCATGCAGGACCTCGGATTCCGCGTCACGGAGGACATCCAGGACGACGAGGGCACGGTCTACGCGGCCTGGATGCGGCGCAAACCCACCGTGCACGACACGGCCATGACCGGCGGCGACGGACCCCGCATGCACCACGTGTGCTTCGCGACCCACGAGAAGCACAACATCCTCGCGATCTGCGACAAGCTGGGCGCTCTGCGGCGGTCCGACGCGATCGAGCGCGGGCCGGGCCGCCACGGGGTGAGCAACGCGTTCTACCTGTACCTGCGCGACCCCGACGGGCACCGCGTCGAGGTCTACACGCAGGACTACTACACGGGCGACCCCGACAACCCCGTGATCACGTGGGACGTGCACGACAATCAGCGTCGCGACTGGTGGGGCAACCCGGTCGTGCCCTCCTGGTACACCGACGCCTCGCTCGTTCTCGACCTCGACGGCAACCCGCAGCCGGTCGTCGCGCGCACCGACAGCTCGGAGATGGCCGTGACGATCGGCGCCGACGGCTTCTCGTACACGCGCGCCGACGAGGGCGAGAAGAAGCTCGGCAACCAGCTGTAAGGGGACACGGATGCTCTCTCACGACGACATCGCACGGATCGCCGCCGAGCTGGCGGAAGCCGACCGCGCGCACGGCGTCATCCAGCGCATCACCGCGCGCTATCCGGAGGCGACGGTCGAGGACTCCTATGCGATCCAGGGCGTGTGGCGCGATGCGCAGATCGCCGCGGGTCGCCGTCTGGTCGGCCGCAAGATCGGCCTGACGTCGAAGGCGATGCAGCAGGCGACCGGCATCACCGAGCCCGACTACGGCGTCATGTTCGACGACACCGTGTACGAGTCGGGGGCCGAGATCCCGACCGACCACTTCTCGAACGTGCGCATCGAGGTGGAACTCGCCTTCGTGTTGAAGACCGCGCTCGAGGGCCCCGACTGCACGCTCGACGACGCACTCGCGGCGATCGACTATGCCGTCCCCGCCCTCGAAGTGCTCAATT is a window from the Microbacterium sp. LWO14-1.2 genome containing:
- a CDS encoding fumarylacetoacetate hydrolase family protein: MLSHDDIARIAAELAEADRAHGVIQRITARYPEATVEDSYAIQGVWRDAQIAAGRRLVGRKIGLTSKAMQQATGITEPDYGVMFDDTVYESGAEIPTDHFSNVRIEVELAFVLKTALEGPDCTLDDALAAIDYAVPALEVLNSHIELEGRTIVDTISDNAAYGAMVLGTERRRPDEIDLRWVPGVLSRNGEIEETGVAAGVLGHPATGVAWLANKFHQHGARLEAGEIILAGSFTRPLWVSRGDEVLCDYGPMGTITCRFV
- the hpaD gene encoding 3,4-dihydroxyphenylacetate 2,3-dioxygenase; its protein translation is MTDRHEMTLTSAGYYVSQEAPIRTENPIATPQSTPPDVLRCAYMELVVTDLAASRVFYVDVLGLYVTEEDDEAIYLRSTEEFIHHNLVLRKGPVAAVAAFSYRVRSAEDLDLAVAFYSELGCDVRRNPEGFVKGVGDSVRVVDPLGFPIEFFHRSDHVERMSWRYDLHIPGELVRLDHFNQVTPDVPRAVKFMQDLGFRVTEDIQDDEGTVYAAWMRRKPTVHDTAMTGGDGPRMHHVCFATHEKHNILAICDKLGALRRSDAIERGPGRHGVSNAFYLYLRDPDGHRVEVYTQDYYTGDPDNPVITWDVHDNQRRDWWGNPVVPSWYTDASLVLDLDGNPQPVVARTDSSEMAVTIGADGFSYTRADEGEKKLGNQL